AACATAAAGCCAGTGACACGGCCACAATTGGCAGCTTTTGTCATTCATGCCACTTTGGCGGGAATGATTATTGGCGGCATTTCCTGTTTTCGCTGTTTTGCGCAGCCAATATGTGTGCTGTCACTATGTgacttatccagccaatcagagacaTGTACCCTGCAAGGCACCGTGCATAGAGCACCTTGACAGAGTACATTAGACCTGCTTttacaaactttgctcattctcctgaagacgacaagaacacacttgtcgaaacgttgagtttgggtggtcctttttaGGACCAACAcctgcccaagaaagatacatggtgtaccgtgaaacctactagaCTATCCTTCTTTGCTATGGAAACATTAAGAAGTTACAACATAAAGCCAGTTGTAATAATCTAAAATGGGTtggaacagaatccaataaccACCGAATAAACTATGTACCAAATGATTCTGCAATCATCAATTgtgcaattgctgagaaattaaaaaaacaaagcatGCCAGTCCAGCCAGGTGtctggtatttttccaagcaataatataTACGATACACTaccccacatgtgcttatctgtgtttgtGATTTCAGAGTGGTAAATTTTCAGCTTAGATATCCTGATTTCACAGAGTTAGGTTTATGTAAATGAACCAAATCTAAATGATGttgtgacaattaaccttgattttagaGACTTTCTCAGGAATATCATTATTTGCTGTGTGATGTcatcaaatttcctttttttttgcatctaccctttttgatatcatatttcagttgagcatgatgaaaaacctcCATAACCCAAAGTGGTGGGAATCAGTCCATGGGTCCCCAAGGTATGACCTcctgaatacataattagcaccattgaagtcaatgtattattggcctggttctaagtGTTATGAATCAGgtcaataatacattgacttcgaTGGGGCTAATGCCAACCAAATTTGggttatatgttttttttcatcatttcccCCAGAGGCATGGTATAAAAAacgctgaaattaaaaaaagaattgtgaccccatcacttcggtactctaaaGCTTTCACCTTATCCAATATTTcggcattatttatttttcaatcacaCACTTTTGGATCGATAAAGGTCGATGTTGTAGTCTAACTCACATCAGGATTCCATATCACAAATCTCGTAGTAGTGACAAAATTATGAGAAATTTAAAAAGCTCCTTGATCTGTAGTACATGTAGCAATTTTATTGATGACTCTGCCTTATTCTGTTTAATGTTTGATCACAATACCCATGTGATTATTTAAAAACTGCCACATTGAAAATGGAGAAGGACATGGTTGTTAATGTTACGTACCAAAGGATGAAGTTTGAATACACCACAAATCATAGCAGTGACCAATGATAGAAATAATGTTCATGCATTTCTTATTCATACCAAGCTACACGCTGATGAATTGGTACCCTGCATGCCATTTCGTAAAGCTATTTTGAAATCACCCATAACTTTACGCATGACTTTATGCACAACTGGTGACCTTTTCTTACTTAAATAACATATCCTATGTAGCTGATTTAGCACATAAGAACATATTCCAGTTCTGCATAAAGTCATGcgtaactttacaaacaacCTTGTGAAACGGGATCCTggtaagaaatatatataaaattttggGATCTTTTGACATCTATCATGAATTtgaatcagatatttgtctccATATTACACCTTTGATGTCGTTTATCACCAGCGAGTGCTCCATATCCATTTTACGACCGCTGTGTCTTAATCCTTTACACCGGTCAATAGCCAACCTCAATTTGTCCTTTATTTCAGCTGGTATGCCGTTGAATAGTACTGGTTCCAGGAGCTGGcacattttgtataaattaggATAGGTCACTTCACTCTGGCATTTATGGCTTGCCATATCGCAAGGAGATTGACAGTTGGAGCCATATATACAGTCAATATCTGTCTGACACATTCTCTCCTTCAGTTCCCCTTCTACCTTAACTTCAGGGGAAATATCTTGGAGATTCAGAAGCTTGGCATCGTGCTTGCGGGTGTAGCCTATGCTACGCGGGGTGACGCTGCACATGAGAAAATTCCCAAGGGGGTTGTCGATGATCTCCTCTACGAACTCGATCACGCCCAGCACTATGTGGGCACCCTGCGCCCAGCTGAGTGTGTCCCCACTGAAGAAACTTCCAAGCATACCAGGATGGATTTGATTCGGTCCATAGATATCATAGACCTGGACTCCCTCTGTAACATAGATATCCCCGCAGAACCCTTCCAGCTTTGGTATGACCTCGCTCTTTGACAGAGCCATCAAGAGCAGGAAGTCGTTGCCACGTAGAAGTCCCCAAAGCGTCTTTGCCTCCGCCAGCGACACCTTCCCGTCGTTATTGATGTCAGCAACGTCAAAAATCTTTGTCTGGAATTGACCGAAGTCACCCTCACCTAACCGCAGTTTGAGAAAAGCCGACAGCATGTGTCGGAGATCTTCCATCGAAGACCCATCTGCTGGTCTCTGGTAGTCTCCATCCTTGGGGTCGTGGGTCCAGTGGACAAGATATCGATcctttatcaaagattttgccTGCCTCACCTCAACCTCATAGACCTGTTTATGATAAGAAATTCACACATAGTACATCACAATGCAATTCAGTCCAAATCCAATAGTCATTGACATAGCGCCTTTTGCTTTCGGTTACATATCGTCCCACACACACTACTCAATGTAAAGGTCACAATGCAAATATTGCGGTATGAATGTTGTAGAGATTAGAAGCAATTATTCACCATCGTATTGAGTATTTACCCTCTTACCTGGTGCTCTAGGCTCCTTGATAAACACCTTGTAAAGACAAACTCTTTCCCTTGGCAGAGCCTCGGACACATCTTCCCTGTGATAACACCTTTAGAGTAGTACCGGCACTGAGGAAGACAATGGTTAAATTGAAAGAAGTAAAATCATAAAAGGGTCTATTACAGAAGAGATACAATAAGCTGTACAACTCATTGGTGGATGGAGGGGGGGTGAGGGGATGGGGTCTTTAATAGAAAAGTGTGTTAAATATTTTGACCCCTCTCCCTTGCATGAAGGGGGAAGGGGTGtaattaaaactttaaaatgtttgaTGGGAGAGATGCAAAAACCTTTAATAGTTTTAAGTgggcccctccccccaaaaaaaaatcctcggGCGGTATTCCGAACATTGTCTTCTCtcaatattttctcttttctcagagatatgacaGAATCAGTATTCTGGTTGATGTCATAAAAATTGTCATAACATTTGTCTCTTCTCTATTAAAAAAACGTGCATAATTCCTTTACattcaaaagctttgacaaaaTATAAGACAGGTTCtagcagtcataaattttgtcatttattttagcACCATAATATCCTGATACCATTTTCAGTATTAGTATGTCAGGCA
Above is a window of Lytechinus pictus isolate F3 Inbred chromosome 15, Lp3.0, whole genome shotgun sequence DNA encoding:
- the LOC129277842 gene encoding divergent protein kinase domain 1A-like, coding for MAVRFGHRGLTVGRCHVSVRNLVVMWILLFFVCGWFFFMVDHRPAGCRHEDMLQYVCRYYSKGVITGKMCPRLCQGKEFVFTRCLSRSLEHQVYEVEVRQAKSLIKDRYLVHWTHDPKDGDYQRPADGSSMEDLRHMLSAFLKLRLGEGDFGQFQTKIFDVADINNDGKVSLAEAKTLWGLLRGNDFLLLMALSKSEVIPKLEGFCGDIYVTEGVQVYDIYGPNQIHPGMLGSFFSGDTLSWAQGAHIVLGVIEFVEEIIDNPLGNFLMCSVTPRSIGYTRKHDAKLLNLQDISPEVKVEGELKERMCQTDIDCIYGSNCQSPCDMASHKCQSEVTYPNLYKMCQLLEPVLFNGIPAEIKDKLRLAIDRCKGLRHSGRKMDMEHSLVINDIKGVIWRQISDSNS